A region from the Ciconia boyciana chromosome 1, ASM3463844v1, whole genome shotgun sequence genome encodes:
- the KCNE1 gene encoding potassium voltage-gated channel subfamily E member 1 codes for MLVLSNDTALNSLLSKVLQDYLEQMNRSAPSQVRSASSNLEIIYVLLMIGLFGFFTVGVMLTNIRARRLEDSRDPYNTYIATDIWHKKDREYFQAKLIENYKLCCVFENQLAVEQPRTQIPEAKSS; via the coding sequence atgtTGGTTCTGTCTAACGACACAGCCCTGAATTCACTCCTCTCGAAGGTGCTTCAAGACTACCTGGAGCAGATGAATAGATCTGCACCTTCCCAGGTCAGAAGTGCCAGCAGCAACCTGGAAATCATCTACGTGCTGCTGATGATTGGCCTCTTTGGCTTCTTCACAGTGGGAGTCATGCTGACCAACATCCGCGCCAGGAGGCTGGAGGACTCCCGTGACCCCTACAACACCTACATTGCCACAGACATTTGGCACAAGAAGGACAGGGAGTATTTTCAAGCCAAGCTCATAGAAAATTACAAGCTGTGCTGTGTCTTTGAAAACCAGCTGGCTGTGGAACAGCCAAGAACGCAGATTCCCGAGGCAAAGTCTTCCTAG